Within Rissa tridactyla isolate bRisTri1 chromosome 4, bRisTri1.patW.cur.20221130, whole genome shotgun sequence, the genomic segment TTAGGGAGTATTGGGCCCAAAAGAATAAACTTGGGAAAACGAGGGCCTAATCGCGTGTAGAGCTCCCCACGATTTTAACGAAAACTCACAGAGCCGGTAGGAGAGGGGTGTTATGACACAACTTGCAGAGCACAGCAGTTTAAACCTAGAAGAgtgaaaaccagaacagaataTAATCAGATAATATCTCAGGGCTCAGCTTGCCTAAATAAAAAACTGCAGGATCAGTTTCTCAGCACAGAAGTTCTTGACCAGTGGTCGTTTCTCCCTGctgaagaaagtaatttttgcCCAGAAAACCGCTGACCCAGTAATTAAGTGGCAGTAATATGATTTTTTCCTGTTGCCTGCTGGAAATTGGGAGCAGCCTGATCCTTCTCCGTCAGTGTCGgtctcccctgcccccagcagcccaGGAGAGGGCAGACAGTGACAGAAACAAAGCATTTGAGGGACTCTGTGCTAGACGGAGAACCCAGTAACATATGGAAAAATGTGGGGCTCTGCTCTACCAGATATTGAGCACCTTGGTCATCATCCAGCAAAACATAAATGTATATACGCGCCTTCCTTGCCGCTAGCCGCAGGTTTAAAATTAAGCAAAGTGCTTAAAGGATTGATCCAATAGTTTTTTTATTAACTTCCCTGGGGTTTGGGTGCAGCCCTCAGTGGCAGCCCCAGGTCACTGCAAACCCCGCAGAACTGAGCTCGggtgcttttcttttaatttttttgctgattggtttggggttttttggcagaACTCAtaaaatttcaccaaaaaaataagAGAATTCCTTAAGAAAGTAGCTTTGAAGAAAAGTCTTGCTTTATCCCCAGGTCTTACCAGAACCATCCTAGATTTCagagctttttaaaaagggaaaaaaataccatgcCTGAATTGTCAATGCTAGTATCTCTTTTCACGCAGGGATGCGTAAATCCCAAATaattatttgagcttttagcATAGACCCATCCCACGGGATTCATGCCCTTAGCTGAAGGGAAAATAAGAAGTCCCGCAGTAACATCAGGTGAAATTCTGGCTCTgttaaaaccagcagcaaaactGAAACCCGTTGGGCAACAGTCTCATTGGTCGTATTCATTCATTTCACGCTGTTCGGAGAAACGACGTCCTCAGACTTCGTCTGCAAATTTACATTTCCCAAGGGAAAGCTGGCCGCGTGTAAAATCCCTTGGGTGCCTTTTCCAGTCCTTCAGCCCTTGGCGAGGCAGAAATTCCCTTCGCTTCCAGCGGCACTAACAGTCGAAGCTTGCAAGCTCAGATTTACAATACATTCATGTATTTTGGGGTTCACGCACCGATGCTTTATGGTACTGCTGGGGTTCTTCCGTAAATTTTAGGTCGATTCAGAGGTTGTCTGTGCTGATTAGGTCACTTACGGTTGTTTCTAGGTAAATCTTAAAAATCTTGtccaaagaaagcattttttttaaagtggaaatgAAAGCATTGCTACATGCTGTGGACAAAAGAGAATTGTTTGAAAACGTGAAGAATATAGTAAGAACTCCCAGGACTTTGTGGGTGTCGGCATCTGTTGGTCTGCACGGGCATAACCAGCGTTTCTACGACATGGTGAATCCAGGCAGCTTTTTGAAAAAGTGCAATCTTTCACTATGGAAGAATCGGGTTATGGGAAAGGTATTTCTTTTATAAGAACTGCATGGATTGAGACACCGAGCAATTCATGTTCTgtccagcagaagaaaaatgctgtatcTACACGAACACCAATGCCCCAGTGAAGTAGTAGATACCTTTACAGTAATTAATACACACGGGTGATACAGAGATTCTCACGTTTATGCAttattctttgaagaaaaatgaaaaaattagttAGCAAATTTTTGGATGTCTTATTAACTCGTTAAATTTTaagctgttctctttttttatagCAAAAGAAGAGTGAAGTCCTGCTCCTCTTGTGTCCGAAGTGGACAAATCGCTGCCTCCGCTGGCAGAAAAAACAAGGATGCAATCCCCGTTCTAACTTGCTCACTCTTGTGTTtcgtttttccttctccttcttctcacGTGGATGCTTTGGGAGTACATTTTCCTTGTCCAATGGTTCTTTCCTTCCCTCAGGGAGCCGGTGGATGAAGTCCTCCAGATTCCCCCTTCGCTGCTGACATGCGGCGGTTGCCAGCAGAACATCGGGGACCGCTATTTCCTGAAAGCCATCGACCAGTACTGGCACGAAGACTGCCTCAGCTGCGACCTGTGCGGGTGCAGGCTGGGAGAAGTGGGGAGACGGCTGTATTACAAACTGGGCAGAAAGCTCTGCCGAAGGGACTATCTCAGGTACGCCACCCACTCCTTCtaccctccctccccttccttccatCGCTTCGGCTTTGCTTAGTCATTTAATTAGCGTAGCTAGTCAGCAAAGATCcgtaaaaaaatcatttttgacTACTTTTAAACATAAAGCCTGACACACAGCACCTCAGGTTTGCAATCTCAGGTTTACAATATGGGCTCGTACATTTTGGGGGGTTGATGCACAGACGCTTTGTGGTACTGCTGGGGTTCTTCAGTAAGTTAGAGGTAAATCCAGAGGTTGTCTGTGTTGATTCGGTCACGTAAAATGGTTTATAGGTCAAATCTTAAAAAtctcattggggaaaaaaaaaaaaaaagcatttttcactgaaaatgaaagCGTTGCTACCTGTTGTGGGcaaaagagaataatttaaaaatgtgaagaATATAGTAAGGACTCCCAGGACTTTGGGGTTGCCGGCATCTGTTGGTCTGCACAGACATCACCCGATAGCTCCAGGGGAACCGTGCAGTGTCAGCGTGGGATTCCGTCAGCTGGAAATTGGGAAAAGGTGATGAATTTCAGCAAGCTCCCCCTGAGATCACAACGAACTGGTTCCCCCGGATGGTTTTCAATAGTTCTGTTCTTCTCTGAGCATTGCCTTGGAGCTGGAAGGTCCACAAAACCAGGTGCCAAGATTGGCAACTGATGAGAGATCATTTACTTCTCTCACTTAAGTACACGGTATCCAAGGTAACtgaattaaattcattttcctgaCGCAGTGATATCAGCTGTATGAGAGATGCTTGCTTCCACTGGCCAGCAGGGCTACTGGAATCAAGGAACCTGCTTGGTGTCTGAAGGCGCTGCCTTTTACACAGGGATCGATCCCCGTGTTTTTCGGCACCGCTGGCAAAGGTATCTGGGACACTTCAGGCAGAAGGATGCCGTGTGCTGTGTGTTTATTGCAAAGCTACAACCAGCACAGGGAAGTTTGATTGCACTAATTTTTGGATCTAGCGGATTTTTAGGATTCTCAGTCCTGGTCCTAAATAGACAGGAATTTACCCATTTTGCTGAATCAGATCCTACAAATACACTTGTTGCAGGTATTTTCATTAACATCTCTCTGCCTGTCTGTTTTGCCAAAATTTGTAAGTAGAAGGATTAAATTGACATGAAGATATTTCACAGAAATTTGTAATAAAGGGTCTTTATATTCTTGATTACAATTAAAGTATTGATCTTTGCTGTGCGGGCTGCGTACCGTTCCCTCTAACGGATCCCTAATGTCACAGGAGGTCTGTGGAACAGAATAGCAATACGTGGTGTTTTTCAGCTCCCTTCCCTAAGTCTAATTTACCTGCCAATAAAAACTAGCCCAAAATCTCTGTGGAATTCCTAATTATGGTGTTCCTGAGCTTTACCGATGGGAATTTTGCTAAGCAGAAACTAAGAGCCGAGTTCTGCTAATGGGGCCGCTTGTAAATACTCGGCATAAAGAACAGGCCGACAGTGATCCATGGTTAGTTACACTTTCCAAATGCTTTTCATCTTAAAATGGAAGCAACAGAAAGAATGGCAATACAATGAATGTATTTTCTTGCTCTGAAGTTCAacgtttttatttatttaatgaggCAACATATAATCTCTTCCCTTATTAATGAAAAATTTGGCAACCTTTTTGTAACCTTAGTCTTACTTTCGTTGGGCAGAAGTAAACACTGACATCTCCTGGTAGATGAAAGAAATTATGTCTTTTCCCCTTAAAGATCTCTTAATTTAGCGGGCACCCTTTTTTCCAGTTCGGAGGATGATATGAAGCAGGCACAACATATGTAAAAGAAGTGTAGGAGGTGGAAAAGCTCTTTCCAGAATTAGTATGGAAACTTAGAAGTCGAACTCAATAGGTGTATACTCTGAACAAGTAATACGTAGTATTTCTTCccccttttaagaaaaaaataataatgtatttctgcttatttattaatgatttgatTTACAAGCTCTGTAGGCAGCAGACTGCATGAAAGGCTGGTGTTCAGCCATAGCTGACTCTgtctccctgctccagctgaaTGGCAGTGTGTGCTGGGAGGGGAATACGTGTCTAGTGCGTTCATTAGAGGCTCCTCTTCATGAGCAATACCATAACAAGCTCAGCAGGGTTTTTCAATGCGGATTAAAGAGCAGTCCACATCATAAAATTGTTTGGGCTAGCATAGGAATCTAGAAGGTCTTAGCACATAGCCTTCTGAAACCCAGCAGGAGTGACTTTATGGATGTTTTGAGTTGGAAAGAATCTCCAATGTGGAGGCAACAACAAGAGAGAGGGGACTCTTAGACCATGGCTTGTGTCAACTCCTTTCTGTAAACTACAATAGCAACAGCTGAAGATAGGCCAAATCTATCAACAGAAAGGTATTTTCTATTGATCGCAGAAGTGGAAGTGTTAGCATGGCGCGACTTTATGCTATGATCTAGGAAACCTTTACTCCTCCTGAAGCTGCTCAGCAATTCAGGATAAGGTCATTGATCAGAGAAGTCAATTCTATTGAAAATAGGTGAGGACCTTGGACTTTCTACTTCCATTTTTGGTATTGCAAAGTTCTGCTCGGCAGCTTTCCATGCGACCTCTATCGAACTTGGCAATACTATGACTAATGGGTCAAGGCACTGATGTCGTgttcttgttttgatttgttttttcccatCTCCCCAGCAAAGGAGACCTGCTTACCTctctgctgttgttgttttaggCTCTTTGGCCAAGACGGCCTCTGTGCCTCCTGTGACAAGCGAATCCGGGCTTACGAGATGACCATGCGGGTGAAGGACAAAGTGTATCACCTTGAATGCTTCAAATGTGCTGCCTGCCAGAAACATTTCTGTGTTGGGGACAGATATCTCCTCATCAACTCGGACATAGTATGTGAACAGGACATCTACGAGTGGACTAAGATAAATGGAATGATCTAGCGAGGACACACCTCCGTAGTCTATAAAAGACATCTCATGGGCGACACCGATGCATAGCTGCAGTGAGGAGGTCATCACTTGAGCTATGGGCTTTGTCTAAAATGGGGGGAAAATACCACGGAGTCGGCCCTTTGCAGGCAGTGCTGCGTAGAATCTGAACTACATATGGGTGAAGAAGGGAGAGCGAAGCAATAGTAGATGATAGACTGACTTCTGTTAACAAAGGCGTATGGATGATAACTGACATCAGCCGTGTAGGTGAGAGCTCAGGAGCAAACACAATGCTGTAAGGAGTCCtcccaactggaaaaaaaagagtagggaCCTCTGTAAAGAGATGTTATGACTTTGTCACCTGCAGACTAGGATTGTGCAATTGAATTTTCTTCTCGTCTTGTTTTAGTTACTGAGTTTAGACGACAGCTCCTAATGTAGACATGAGGAAGAACACTGGCAGAAAAGGGCCATCACTTCGGTGGTCATTCTATACGGCCTTACACTTCGGGTAGGAGAGAAAGCGGGAAGAGGGTGGGGGTTAtttttgcatggattttttttttttctttgagaatgaACAGTTCATCCTCTTGTCTCaaactcttctttaaaaaaaaaatcctgctgaatAGGTGTGTTCGGGCACTGCTGTTTCAAGATGAGATGTTCCACAGATCATTTCTATACAAATATAAATCTAAAGAGTTGTTCAACTATTTTATTAACTTAGATTATATCGATAAAATATTTGTTGTGTGTAGTATGACTCTgcagctttaataaaaataacagaagattTGAGtgttgttatttccttttttttttttttaaattgggcttgattttttgtttgtattttttattttattttttgtagtggGGCTTCTACACTCTGTCTAGGGCTGATGCCTGCGGGTTGTGTTTCAAAGCAGTAATGGGAGAACCCTGAGGTCTCAGTAAGCCTTGCAGAGTTCATGCTAAGGAGAAATTACATAGTGTTGTAAGAGAAATTAGGTAGTGTTGTGTGACACTGAAGCTCTTTGGTGTTTATGAGGATGTTTTGAGGCTGGTGGCCCACAGAGAACTACATTTGGATGTTACTTCACAGCAAAGATGGAGCCTATCTGATTTCAGACAAGATCATGTAGGATTAGGGTCTCCTAGAAAGGTAGCTCATCCTGATTTTGCTCTGGATAATTGAATGCAGCTTAATATCACTAGAGCAAATCAATAGTTGCTCATATTTAGAAAGAATTAAGTTCAGAGCCTTTCCTGCAAAGACTGTTGTCACTTGCTTCTTAAGCAAAAGGAAGTTTCTTAGCATTGCAGAATTACTAAGAACATGAGAAACACACCTGGTCAGGCAAAAGTGGACATTTGGTATCTTACTTGCACAGAGACAAGTAGTGGGGGCTCAGGCAAGCAGGGAGTGACCTCCGCATGAAGCCTTTCCGGCTTGcaggaatcatagaaccatagggttggcagggccctctggagatcacctagtccaaccccctgccagagcagggtcacccagagcaggtggcacaggaacgcgtccaggcgggtttgaatgtctccagagacggagactccaccacctctctgggcagcctgtgccagggctctgccaccctcacagcaaagaagtttctcctcatgtttaggtggaacttcctatggtcaagtttgtgcccgttacctcttgtcctgtccccgggcaccactgagaagagcctggccccatcctcctgacacccaccctttcagtatttataagtgttgataagatcccccctcagccgtcttttttccagactgaagagacccaaatccctcagcctttcttcatcagagagatgttcccgtcccctcagcatcttggtagccctttgctctcccctctccagcagttccctgtccttcttgagctggggagcccagaactggacacaggactccagatgtgccctccccagggcagagcagagggggaggatgacctccctccacctgctggccacactcttcttgatgccccccaggatgccattggccttcttggccacaagggcccattgctggttcgtggtcatcctgttgtcccccaggactcccaggtctctttccagcTTCCAGCTTCAAAAGAGCTTTGTGTGAACTTGCCTTCAGACCCCTCTGCCTAACACCGACCCCCAGACCCATTCTCCATGAGTTTGCCTCATCCCTTTCTTTTGGTTCTTTGGCCTCCATAAAGTCCCAAAGCAATGATTTTTACAGTTTAATTCTGTGCTGTGTGTATTTCAAAACCTGTTGCCTGATAACTTCGTTGGTTGGCTGCCATATTGTGTGAGATAATGAGCAGTCATTTCcaatcacatttttttcactcttcttggCTTTAAAGACCTGTATCATATTCCCtccaacttatttttttctgagatgaaTAGTCTAAGATCGTTCTTACATGAAAGCTGTTTCATGCCTCTGATAATCTCTGCTTCTCATCTCTGTATGTTTTCTGGTTCTACGTTATCATTTTCCAGGCTGTCACTAGAACTGCACGTTGTGTTCAAACGTACTAAAAAATAAAGCCTATAACACAGCTGAACAAGTCTGACAGTCCACTCTGAAGACAGCTGGCGTGTCCACTCACCCCAGCAGCACTAACGTGTAAGGAATAGCACTTAAGCATATGGATATCTATTTGTCTGATCATTTACGATAAACTTGCCACCTAAGGGATCTCTCATCCAAGTGGCAGGACTGACCAAGGacaacattttgcattttacaaTGGGTATTctgagagctctttttttttttcttgcttttgttgtcACAGCTAGCACTGGGGACAAAACCTTTACATCTTACTACCAGTGAAATTGGAAACTATACATAATGAGATCATGCTTGAAAAGACTAGTTTGAGGGCTCTGTGATTTAGCTCTTCTCAAGTGATATGCTGACCTCTGGAGGCCATAGGCAGCTGGTATAATTTTAATTCTTAGCCTAAAACGTATCCCTGCCAGCACAGGCAAGAAAGCTATGGACCCAAGGAAACTACCTATCATCTCTGGCAATATTCTGTCCAGCTAGAAATGAAGTCTCATTATCCCTGTTAGTTTACACATCTTGGTGGGTGTAACCAGGACGCTAATGCAGGGTGGAGGTGGACAACCATTCTTCAGGTCGGTGCGtgggagcacacacacacacagtgagcACCGTCAGACAAGGTAGTATCAACAGCTTCGCGCCAGACGCCTTTAAAGCTTCCCAGGTCATCATGCACTGCTGaagccccaccttgagtactgtgtccagttttgggcccctcaccacaaaaaagacattgaggtgctggagcggatccagagaagggcaacggagctggtgaggggtctggagcaggagtcgtgtgaggagcggctgagggagctgggggtgttcagcctggagaagaggaggctgaggggagaccttctcgctctctacagccccctgaaaggagggggtacacagggggggtcggtctcttctcccaaggaacaggcgatgggacaagaggaaacggcctcaagttgcgccagggaggtttaggatggatattaggaaaaattttttacactgaaagggttgtcaagcattggaacaggctgcccggggaagtgatTGAGgcaccatgcctggaggtatttaaaagacgggtagacacagtgcttagagatatggtttagggatggtttttgtcagagttaggttgatggttggactctatgatctgaaaggtcccttccaacctgggtgattctatgattctatgtcattGCCATGTCCCTCTCAGAGcccctcttctttcttcctctctcctttccccgAAAAAATATACCTCGATAGCACTATTGTACGAGCAGGGCAGAGGAGCACTTCTGGCTTCGTGAACACCAACTAGTTCATGGCAAGAAATTTTTACAGATGATGGCAATCAGCTGTAAAAGTGTGACTCTCTGTAGTCACACACCAATGATGGAGACAAACAGGTATCAAAGGGAGCGTCGTACACTGGGGAGACCGGGATTCCGCTCCATCCCACGGCGCTGCCAGCCAAAGGGTGCCTGAACGTGTTTCAGATAACAAGTAGCCATCTGCTGAGAGTCCCAACCCCgcgaggggaagggggagatAAAATGAGCTTCCCTTTGACAAAGTAAGGCACGATTTTGACTTTTCAGAATTGCTATGAAGAGGTTGTGAGCTGCATCCTGATCTCCCGCAGCGTGATGGTGTAACTGGCTGGAAAATAATAGCCGCAATCACAGAGTTACACCAGCATAACGATAGCGTCGATGCGGGCAGGATCAACCGGTGTCATGACAGGTAAGAGCTTGGACACTTGTTCCCGAAACTCTTTCCAGTGTAATTTTCAAGCTTGCTCAGGCGTGCTGCAGGGCTGATTTCCACGATTCCATCTCACAAAGAGGTTTGGCTGAAAATTTAGAGTAAGGGGCCTCGTTAACATCTGGGCTGAGATTAGGTAAGAGTGGCAATGGTTCAGAGACACTTTTGGTTTTGCACTAATAAAAGCAAGATCCGTGTTTTGTTCCCACCCGGGAAAGTATTTCCTGTGTGACTTTTGGCAAGGTAGTTACATACTCTGCTTCTCAGTTGCCTACCTGTAAAATGGAGATATTATCACTTACGCTGTAAAATATCACTTAATCTGTAAAATTTTTTAGACTTCCTAAAGGAAACACACTAATTATTTTGGGTAAGGGACCATTTccacaggaaaatgcattttaaaacgtAAATGAATAGGTTTGTAAAGGAAGGATGCTGCAGGGTCCACAGTGGATATTCTTGTTTTGTTATAAGACCATCAGTTTTATCTAGTTTATGTAACTTCAGAAAGGGTTTAAGCTGAACGGGAAAATGACAGCTTGTGCCAGAAGAAGAGTCTCTACCTGTATAATTATACCGGTCTGTCAGTGGATTTTTCCCTGCCAGATTCCTAACTCTTGCTCTCCGgatgcaggaggagagagagcagATTTCTCTTGGAATTAGTGTAACCAACGCTTCCCCTCCATCCTCATCTCAAGTATGTTCCTTACAGTAAGGACTCTCTcctgaaataacaagaaaataaaatgttccaaaaCCAACGGCGAAAATAAAAGCGAAGACGATTTCAAGGCGTAGGCGAAAAGCACAATAATCTGAATATGACTTCATCAGCCGATAGTCAAATGCATTGTCCTTTATGTGTTTTCAATAtcagcagtattttaaaaggcGTATCATCCTTCAAGATTTCCCTTCTTTGTCCCCATTATTCAATGTCATGGTAGGAAGATGAGAGCATTACCATCAATATCTCTTTTTTAATTCCATGCCCTTGAATAAGGGCAATAAGAACCCCGCATAATAGAGTTTTCAGCGGAGAGAGTAAATGGGAATCGGTTGTTAATTCAATACAGGATACAGAAGCTGTCTCTCCCATCTCTTTTTCTCAAGGTAATACTGTGCCTCCAATTGTCATTATACCCAAGAATCAAATTATTTGAATTCTGGACACATCAGCACAAAACCGAAGACTCCCTGCCAATTCCGTAGCCTGCTTGGAAGAGAACATCAGAGAGCATCACTCATTTATACGACTGCCAGCCCGAGCctgtaaatgcagaaaacaagaaGGCCTCAGGTGCTGCACTTTAACACGTCTTTCTGCTCCtgcatcgccccccctcgcccccccatcACACACGAGGTAACATTTTATCTCTGAAAGGCAAAGCTTTCAAGCATCTGCCGGGGCGAGCATAAACTCCATAGGGCCTGAATGCGAATGGAAAATGAGACTATTAAGTACATTAATTGATAACAGCGACTTGCGACTGAAGGAGATTCACGACACTTGGAAAAATAATCGATAAAGATTGTTGTTGCTCTAAAAAGACAGTGCAGCATCAGCTTATTTGACTTGCAGCAGGTTCATCTCTTTTATAGAGCACACTGCACTGCAGGCAAAGGGAATTTTAATGGACACCGGGAAAAAACGATCTACTCCTCTGTCCCACgacaaaaaagaaatcataaaaagaCATAGAACAGAGAGACTGAGATACGGTATCAGAAAACATTCAAGGAACTATAATTAAATTAAGATTCAGAAGTCTGTCAATGAGATGAAGATTAAACGGGCAGAAAGTTGAACCTTGTTTGAAGCAACCTGTTCCCTCCTGCTGGGGGTTGTTTCGTAGCAGGCTAATGAGAAGGCACATCTCTCTGAGGTTCCGAATAAACCAGCACATCTCTGATGGTTAATTAATACACATCTTTTGCAGGAGTATACCGGGTTCCATTTAATGCTTTTCAAGTGCCTTGCAAGCACTAATGCAATAATGCATTACTCTCTTTTTTAAGAGAGCATTACTTTTTTAAGCCCCGCTCCataggtggggaaactgaggcgcaAAATGAACAAGAGCGGCTTAAAAATCCCCCAGTAACTCGGCCGAACTTCTGCGGGAGCAGAAGTTAGATCTCTTGGCTTGAGTGTGACCATTCAACCACCCGCTGTTTGGCAACTGCTGAGGAAGCAGGTATGGTCCCGCATGGCCTGACCTGTCCGACCGTGGAGATCTCAAATACACTGGGAGAGCAGTCTCAAATAGCGTTTTATATGGATACTTTCTACGAATTATGCCTGACGGTGCCATACATCCCCTCCTGCATGACAGGCACTTTGGTATATAAAGCTCAGCTGTGTTTGCGGAGTCAGGAGTTAAGAGCCCGTGGGGACATTTGGGCATGGGTGGTAAAAACCTGTAAAC encodes:
- the LMO2 gene encoding rhombotin-2, translating into MSSAIERKSLDPSEEPVDEVLQIPPSLLTCGGCQQNIGDRYFLKAIDQYWHEDCLSCDLCGCRLGEVGRRLYYKLGRKLCRRDYLRLFGQDGLCASCDKRIRAYEMTMRVKDKVYHLECFKCAACQKHFCVGDRYLLINSDIVCEQDIYEWTKINGMI